The genomic stretch TTCAGTTACCCATCTACCAACATCAATAATCAACCCTGTCTCCTCTGCTACTGGTATAAATTTACCAGGAGATATATCATATTTTTCTAATCTAAGTAAAGCTTCTAATTTATCTGCTTTACCAGTTTTTAGATTTACCTGAGGCTGAAATTTCAATTTAAATCCATTACTTTTTATAGCATCTCTTAATATATTTTTAATTCTTTTCTTTTCATTTAACTTTTTAGTCATATTTTGATTAAAATACATATAATGACTTTTACCTTTTTTCTTTACTCTATACATTGCAGTATCAGCATTAGTAATTAATTTATTCATATCAGTACTATCCTGAGGATAAAGAGTAACCCCCATGCTAAATTCTATATGTAATTCATTATTAAAAACATTGATAGGTTTTTCAAGATGCTCTGTAATTTTATTTATATATTCATTTACTTTTTCTATCTCAGCTTCTCCCCTGATTAAAATTAAAAATTCATCTCCACCAAAGCGGGAAACAAAGATTTTTTTACTTTCTAACTCAATTAATTTTTTTGATATTTTTTTAAGTACCTTATCTCCATATAAATGACCTAAGGTATCATTGATGTCTTTGAAATTATCTAAATCAAGAAGTAAAACAGCACCTTCATTTTCTATCTTTAATTCATCTTTTAATTTATCCATAAATTTTCTTCGATTAGGAAGTTCAGTTAGTGGATCATGATTTGCTAAAAAGTTAATATATTCTCTTTTTTCTTTTAATTCTCCAAAATAATCCTGAGTTTTATCCAATACCTTATTTATAGATTTTTTCAAAAATTTAAGATCACTTTTTTCATCTACTTCTATTCGATAGTCTAAATTATTCTCCAAATCAATTTTTCTAATATCTTCATCAAATTTTTTCAAAGGTGAAAATACATATTTATTATGAATATAAAAGAAGATTATAAAAACTATAGCGGAAACTAAAAATGCTCTCATAAATGAACGGAATAATCTCGAGTAAGTATCAGTATAATTAGTGAGAGGGGTAAAACTACCAAGATACCAATCAGTATTTTTGACAGGTATATAGGTTAAATAACCTTCATTTTCATTAAAATTTATTTTATTTACATAATTTTTAAAATCAGAATTAAAGTGGAAAGAATTATCATATTTTTCACTTAAAGAAGGAGGGCCATCTTTTAGAGAATAATCATGGTCTGGGTGTGCTAAAATATTTTTTTTGCTATCTACCAAAAGAAAAAAACCTTTTTCTGC from Halanaerobiales bacterium encodes the following:
- a CDS encoding EAL domain-containing protein produces the protein MKKYIKRLYIWGIIVFLIVAGSMYQQHLTNQHLVEENVKEMTSLSANLLNEKISSWLSTKSKVIEDIAVNFARGSYTENEKLVVMEDLMAENEEFFSIYWGSPTNKMINASGWQPPADFDLRERPWYEKAVKEEELIYTEAFVNASNDDIIITIAKPVYSKNNDQLLGVVAGDLSIKTIIDFVKKEKEAEKGFFLLVDSKKNILAHPDHDYSLKDGPPSLSEKYDNSFHFNSDFKNYVNKINFNENEGYLTYIPVKNTDWYLGSFTPLTNYTDTYSRLFRSFMRAFLVSAIVFIIFFYIHNKYVFSPLKKFDEDIRKIDLENNLDYRIEVDEKSDLKFLKKSINKVLDKTQDYFGELKEKREYINFLANHDPLTELPNRRKFMDKLKDELKIENEGAVLLLDLDNFKDINDTLGHLYGDKVLKKISKKLIELESKKIFVSRFGGDEFLILIRGEAEIEKVNEYINKITEHLEKPINVFNNELHIEFSMGVTLYPQDSTDMNKLITNADTAMYRVKKKGKSHYMYFNQNMTKKLNEKKRIKNILRDAIKSNGFKLKFQPQVNLKTGKADKLEALLRLEKYDISPGKFIPVAEETGLIIDVGRWVTEKTVEEIRDWKDNGYEARTVAINFSGEQLNDDKYVEFLKDTLEKYEIRPEYIEIEITENILIEHKNESLEFLDNLKDLGVKIALDDFGTGYSSLSQLTFLPADYIKLDKILIERFIAGEKLNSIESLIKLIHSLDLKVVAEGIEEYD